In Halogeometricum sp. S1BR25-6, a single genomic region encodes these proteins:
- a CDS encoding dihydrolipoamide acetyltransferase family protein, whose translation MAIKEFKLPDVGEGVAEGELVTWHVAPGDTVEEDQVVAEVETDKALVDVPSPYNGTVSELRAEEGEMVPVGNVIITFEVEGEDGDEAASGETGTESESEAESAGGDGDAQSADEGAEETTDTAETETKSGRVFASPSVRRLARELDVDIASVSGSGPSGRVTESDVQAAAESGSGDGDADAASDGPRSVSFSGKSAVSERGDAGNGEVASGSASADAAGREKTLAAPATRRIADEEGVNIDDVPASEERDGEAFVTPEAVREYAQAQREAQAADAKALSEEAEAGEATAEAETEADATAGGADAAESGPAAGERVPYRGVRRAIGDQMERSKYTAPHVTHHDDVDVTELVELREDLKPLAAEQGVSLTYMPFVMKAVVAALKEFPYVNAQLDEENEEIVLRDEYNLGVATATDAGLMVPVVHDADAKGLSDLARDMSEKVEKARERKISREEMQGGTFTITNIGGIGGEYATPIINYPEVAILALGAIKEKPRVVDGDVVPRKVLTLSLSVDHRVVDGAVAAQFTNKVREYLANPKLLMLE comes from the coding sequence ATGGCTATCAAGGAATTCAAACTGCCCGACGTGGGCGAGGGCGTCGCGGAGGGCGAACTCGTCACGTGGCACGTCGCCCCCGGCGACACGGTCGAAGAGGACCAGGTCGTCGCGGAGGTGGAGACGGACAAAGCCCTCGTGGACGTTCCCTCCCCGTACAACGGGACGGTGAGCGAACTCCGCGCCGAGGAGGGGGAGATGGTCCCCGTCGGCAACGTGATAATCACCTTCGAGGTCGAGGGCGAGGACGGAGACGAGGCGGCGAGCGGCGAGACCGGGACCGAATCCGAGTCCGAAGCCGAATCTGCTGGCGGCGACGGCGACGCACAGTCGGCCGACGAAGGCGCCGAGGAGACCACCGATACCGCCGAGACCGAGACCAAGTCGGGCCGCGTGTTCGCGTCGCCGAGCGTCCGCCGACTCGCGCGCGAACTCGACGTCGACATCGCTTCTGTCTCGGGGTCCGGCCCGAGCGGTCGGGTGACCGAATCCGACGTGCAGGCGGCCGCCGAGTCGGGGAGCGGCGACGGAGACGCCGACGCGGCGTCCGACGGTCCCCGCTCGGTGTCGTTCTCCGGGAAGTCGGCCGTCTCAGAACGCGGTGACGCCGGAAACGGCGAAGTCGCGTCCGGTTCGGCATCGGCGGACGCTGCCGGCCGGGAGAAGACGCTGGCCGCGCCCGCGACGCGCCGCATCGCCGACGAGGAGGGCGTGAACATCGACGACGTGCCCGCGAGCGAGGAGCGAGACGGCGAGGCGTTCGTCACCCCCGAGGCCGTCCGCGAGTACGCGCAGGCCCAACGCGAGGCGCAGGCGGCCGACGCGAAGGCGCTCTCCGAGGAGGCCGAGGCCGGCGAGGCGACGGCCGAAGCCGAGACGGAAGCCGATGCAACGGCCGGCGGAGCGGACGCGGCCGAATCCGGCCCCGCGGCCGGCGAACGCGTCCCCTACCGGGGCGTCCGCCGCGCCATCGGCGACCAGATGGAGCGCTCGAAGTACACCGCGCCGCACGTCACCCACCACGACGACGTGGACGTGACCGAGTTGGTCGAACTCCGCGAGGACCTGAAACCTCTCGCGGCGGAGCAGGGCGTCTCGCTCACCTACATGCCGTTCGTGATGAAAGCCGTCGTCGCGGCGCTGAAGGAGTTCCCCTACGTGAACGCCCAACTCGACGAGGAGAACGAGGAGATCGTCCTCCGCGACGAGTACAACCTCGGCGTCGCCACCGCGACGGACGCCGGTCTGATGGTCCCCGTCGTCCACGACGCGGACGCGAAAGGGCTCTCGGACCTCGCGCGCGACATGAGCGAGAAGGTGGAGAAGGCGCGCGAGCGCAAGATTTCGCGCGAGGAGATGCAGGGCGGCACGTTCACGATAACGAACATCGGCGGCATCGGCGGCGAGTACGCCACGCCCATCATCAACTACCCCGAGGTGGCCATCCTCGCGCTCGGAGCGATAAAAGAGAAACCGCGCGTCGTCGACGGCGACGTGGTGCCGCGGAAAGTGCTGACGCTGTCGCTGTCGGTCGACCACCGCGTCGTCGACGGCGCGGTGGCCGCGCAGTTCACGAACAAGGTCAGGGAGTACCTCGCGAACCCCAAACTCCTCATGCTCGAATAA
- a CDS encoding helix-turn-helix domain-containing protein: MSDTPAIGDLIETDDPSFQHVLACVFGIQTHESRTYLTLLDNPGSTVAELADILERDRSNVNRSLTTLMEKSLADRERRLLDPGGYVYQYTATPLPEAKEMLHAALDEWVEQVHASIEGYGRESGDEDGEQGRP; this comes from the coding sequence ATGAGCGACACGCCAGCCATAGGGGACCTCATCGAGACGGACGACCCGAGTTTCCAGCACGTGCTCGCGTGCGTGTTCGGCATCCAGACCCACGAGAGTCGGACCTACCTCACCCTCCTCGACAACCCCGGCAGCACCGTCGCCGAACTCGCGGACATCTTAGAGCGCGACCGGAGCAACGTCAACCGCTCGTTGACGACGCTGATGGAGAAGAGCCTCGCGGACCGCGAGCGGCGACTGCTCGACCCCGGCGGCTACGTCTATCAGTACACCGCGACGCCGCTGCCGGAGGCCAAGGAGATGCTCCACGCCGCCCTCGACGAGTGGGTCGAACAGGTCCACGCGAGCATCGAGGGGTACGGACGCGAGAGCGGGGACGAGGACGGAGAACAGGGCCGGCCGTAA
- the serA gene encoding phosphoglycerate dehydrogenase — protein MKVLVTDPIDDAGLERLRESGHEVETAYDVTGEALLDAVADANALVVRSGTEVDEALFEAAPDLVIVGRAGIGVDNIDIDAATDHGVIVANAPEGNVRAAAEHTVAMAFAAARSIPQAHARLKNGEWAKGDYLGTELNTKTLGIVGLGRVGQEVAKRLDGIGMDLVAYDPYISEERADRLGAELVEFEACLERADFLTVHTPLTPETADLISTDELELMGGGYVVNCARGGVVDEDALAAAVENETLDGAAIDVFADEPVSPDNPLLSVEDVVVTPHLGASTEAAQENVATSIADQIDAAFAGEPVMNALNAPSVDEAAFPRIRPYIDLAETAGKVAAQLFDNRISSVEVSYEGEIAEEDIELVTASALKGVFEPLEWQVNAVNAPSIAEERGIDVTESKTLQAEDFQSLVTVTVGNDEDSLAVCGTLFAGDDPRIVRIDGFRVDAIPHGQMLVARNYDKPGVIGFIGGVLGDNKINIAGMFNARRHEEGGEAITVYNLDDPVSEAVQEKLLADERITDVKYLTLNGADE, from the coding sequence ATGAAGGTACTCGTCACGGACCCCATCGACGATGCGGGTCTGGAACGCCTTCGTGAGTCGGGTCACGAAGTCGAGACCGCCTACGACGTAACAGGGGAGGCGCTGTTGGACGCCGTCGCGGACGCGAACGCACTCGTGGTTCGCTCCGGGACCGAAGTGGACGAAGCGCTGTTCGAGGCGGCGCCGGACCTCGTCATCGTCGGCCGCGCCGGCATCGGCGTCGACAACATCGACATCGACGCCGCGACGGACCACGGGGTCATCGTCGCCAACGCGCCCGAGGGGAACGTCCGCGCCGCCGCCGAGCACACCGTCGCGATGGCGTTCGCCGCCGCGCGCTCTATCCCGCAGGCGCACGCCCGCCTCAAGAACGGCGAGTGGGCCAAGGGCGACTACCTCGGCACCGAACTGAACACGAAGACGCTCGGCATCGTCGGCCTCGGGCGCGTCGGGCAGGAAGTCGCGAAACGGCTCGACGGCATCGGCATGGACCTCGTCGCGTACGACCCCTACATCAGCGAGGAACGCGCCGACCGACTCGGCGCCGAACTCGTGGAGTTCGAGGCCTGTCTCGAACGCGCGGACTTCCTGACGGTCCACACGCCGCTGACGCCGGAGACGGCGGACCTCATCTCCACCGACGAGTTGGAACTGATGGGCGGCGGCTACGTCGTCAACTGCGCCCGCGGCGGCGTCGTCGACGAGGACGCCCTCGCCGCCGCCGTCGAGAACGAGACGCTCGACGGCGCGGCCATCGACGTGTTCGCCGACGAACCCGTCTCGCCCGACAATCCGCTGCTCTCGGTGGAGGACGTCGTCGTCACCCCGCACCTCGGCGCCTCGACGGAGGCCGCACAGGAGAACGTCGCCACCTCCATCGCCGACCAGATAGACGCCGCGTTCGCAGGCGAACCCGTGATGAACGCGCTGAACGCGCCGTCGGTCGACGAGGCCGCCTTCCCGCGCATCCGGCCGTACATCGACCTCGCGGAGACGGCCGGCAAGGTGGCCGCCCAACTCTTCGACAACCGAATCTCTTCGGTGGAGGTCTCCTACGAGGGCGAAATCGCGGAGGAGGACATCGAACTCGTCACCGCCTCGGCGCTGAAAGGCGTCTTCGAACCGCTGGAGTGGCAGGTCAACGCCGTCAACGCCCCGAGCATCGCCGAGGAACGCGGCATCGACGTGACCGAGTCGAAGACGCTGCAGGCCGAGGACTTCCAGAGTCTCGTCACCGTCACCGTCGGCAACGACGAGGACTCCCTGGCCGTCTGCGGGACGCTGTTCGCCGGCGACGACCCGCGCATCGTCCGCATCGACGGCTTCCGCGTCGACGCCATCCCGCACGGACAGATGCTCGTCGCTCGAAACTACGACAAACCGGGCGTCATCGGCTTCATCGGCGGCGTCCTCGGCGACAACAAAATCAACATCGCCGGGATGTTCAACGCCCGCAGACACGAGGAGGGTGGCGAGGCGATAACCGTCTACAACCTCGACGACCCCGTCTCCGAGGCGGTCCAGGAGAAACTGCTCGCGGACGAACGCATCACCGACGTGAAGTACCTCACGCTGAACGGCGCCGACGAGTAA
- a CDS encoding DUF7504 family protein — protein sequence MVELTDNNAVSDLVSIPDGTSLLVTGPVLTGKRRLMNSLLAAGDPAARGTAIVTTRKPGNTVEREFRALADVPDEQFSVVDCVSRSGGFGLAAATPGRRYISDPGDLTGIGIAMTEFMRRFYDRGCDARIGLHTLSTMLMYVDLKRVFQFLHVVTGRIATSGFSGVFVLDDNVVSEREETIMLQPFDAVMEVRDEERTELRVRGADFGPSRWTPVGFEAVVQ from the coding sequence GTGGTCGAACTGACCGACAACAACGCCGTCTCGGACCTCGTCTCGATTCCCGACGGGACGAGTCTCCTCGTCACCGGTCCGGTGCTGACCGGCAAACGTCGGCTCATGAATTCGCTGCTCGCGGCCGGCGACCCGGCGGCGCGGGGGACGGCCATCGTCACGACCCGAAAGCCGGGGAACACCGTCGAACGGGAGTTCCGAGCGCTCGCCGACGTTCCCGACGAGCAGTTCTCGGTCGTCGACTGCGTGAGTCGCTCCGGCGGGTTCGGTCTCGCCGCGGCAACGCCGGGACGGCGGTACATCTCGGACCCCGGCGACCTGACGGGCATCGGTATCGCGATGACGGAGTTCATGCGCCGGTTCTACGACCGCGGGTGCGACGCCCGCATCGGACTCCACACGCTCTCGACGATGCTGATGTACGTCGACCTCAAGCGGGTGTTCCAGTTTCTCCACGTCGTCACGGGCCGCATCGCCACCTCGGGGTTCTCCGGGGTGTTCGTCCTCGACGACAATGTCGTCTCCGAACGCGAGGAGACGATCATGCTCCAACCGTTCGACGCCGTCATGGAGGTCAGAGACGAGGAGCGGACGGAACTGCGCGTCCGCGGCGCCGACTTCGGACCCAGCCGATGGACTCCGGTCGGGTTCGAGGCCGTGGTTCAGTAG
- the lpdA gene encoding dihydrolipoyl dehydrogenase, protein MVVGDISTGTEVLVIGAGPGGYVAAIRAAQRGLDTTLVERDAYGGTCLNHGCIPSKAYITASSLAHEAGSAEEMGIHADPAVDMSQMRSWKDDVVDRLTGGVEKLCKANGVNLIEGTARFKDDSSVRIEHGGEGQGSETVEFERCIVATGSRPVQIPGFEFADDPVWSSRDALAAESVPDELLVVGAGYIGMELSTAFAKLGADVTVVEMLDDVLPGYEDDVANVVRRSAEELGVEFHFGEGASGWSLDGEDVVVETETEDGETSSYRADKVLVAVGRSPVTDTVDAENAGLETDEKGFFETDDRMRTSVDHIYAVGDVVADSPMLAHVGSKEGIVAAEHAADEPAAYDAQAVPAAVFTDPEIGTVGMTEAEAEEAGFSPAVGQMPFNASGRAMTTGHTEGFVRVVADEDSGFVLGGQIVGPEASELVAELALAVEMGATLEDVAGTVHTHPTLAEAIMEAAENARGEAIHTLNR, encoded by the coding sequence ATGGTCGTCGGAGACATCTCGACGGGAACGGAGGTACTGGTCATCGGCGCGGGTCCGGGCGGCTACGTCGCCGCCATCCGCGCCGCACAGCGCGGTCTGGACACGACGCTCGTGGAGCGAGACGCCTACGGCGGCACCTGCTTGAACCACGGCTGTATCCCCTCGAAGGCGTACATCACGGCGTCGTCGCTGGCGCACGAGGCGGGCAGCGCCGAGGAGATGGGCATCCACGCCGACCCGGCGGTGGATATGTCGCAGATGCGGAGTTGGAAGGACGACGTGGTCGACCGACTGACGGGCGGCGTCGAGAAACTCTGCAAGGCCAACGGCGTCAACCTCATCGAGGGGACGGCGCGGTTCAAGGACGACTCCTCGGTCCGCATCGAACACGGCGGCGAGGGGCAGGGTTCGGAGACGGTGGAGTTCGAACGCTGCATCGTCGCCACCGGCTCTCGACCGGTGCAGATTCCGGGCTTCGAGTTCGCGGACGACCCCGTCTGGTCCTCGCGGGACGCCCTCGCGGCGGAGTCGGTGCCCGACGAACTGCTCGTCGTCGGCGCGGGCTACATCGGCATGGAACTGTCCACCGCGTTCGCCAAACTCGGCGCGGACGTGACCGTCGTCGAGATGCTGGACGACGTGCTCCCCGGTTACGAGGACGACGTGGCTAACGTCGTCCGCCGGAGCGCCGAGGAACTCGGCGTCGAGTTCCACTTCGGCGAGGGCGCCAGCGGATGGTCGCTCGACGGCGAGGACGTGGTCGTCGAGACGGAGACCGAAGACGGCGAGACGTCGTCGTACCGCGCGGACAAAGTGCTCGTCGCCGTCGGCCGGTCGCCCGTCACCGACACCGTCGACGCCGAGAACGCCGGGTTGGAGACGGACGAGAAAGGCTTCTTCGAGACTGACGACCGGATGCGGACCTCCGTCGACCACATCTACGCCGTCGGCGACGTGGTCGCCGACTCGCCGATGCTGGCGCACGTCGGGTCGAAGGAGGGCATCGTCGCCGCCGAACACGCCGCGGACGAACCGGCAGCCTACGACGCGCAGGCCGTCCCGGCGGCCGTGTTCACCGACCCCGAGATAGGGACGGTCGGCATGACCGAGGCGGAAGCCGAGGAGGCGGGCTTTTCCCCCGCCGTCGGTCAGATGCCGTTCAACGCCTCCGGGCGCGCGATGACGACGGGTCACACGGAGGGCTTCGTCCGCGTCGTCGCCGACGAGGACAGCGGGTTCGTCCTCGGCGGACAGATAGTCGGCCCAGAAGCCTCGGAACTCGTCGCCGAACTCGCCCTCGCGGTGGAGATGGGAGCGACGCTTGAGGACGTGGCCGGCACCGTCCACACCCATCCGACGCTGGCGGAGGCGATAATGGAGGCCGCGGAGAACGCGCGCGGCGAGGCGATTCACACGCTGAATCGCTGA
- a CDS encoding DUF5828 family protein, protein MEESVSGFKIRGSWGDVVEHGERITRALRDAGVEGEAFEQWDEWRPKAHERLGEDVNEKTAAQASVGEGEGEKAGKEPNEDLQTAGEKLSESYQKVDEGDNDGAVERWSESIGYVARAADSAGRRALRKVEDTVYRKVMTQLAPYYFDNELISANIQKSHRGEEEVTFIFEVNINDDELKSAVSTRLGEYDDTVDRWHVDVEKETTNAEAAEGVEPPTSKPESNPGTN, encoded by the coding sequence ATGGAAGAGAGCGTTTCCGGCTTCAAAATCCGCGGGTCGTGGGGCGACGTCGTCGAACACGGCGAGCGTATCACCCGCGCGCTCCGCGACGCCGGCGTCGAGGGAGAGGCGTTCGAGCAGTGGGACGAGTGGCGTCCGAAGGCGCACGAGCGACTGGGCGAGGACGTGAACGAGAAGACGGCGGCGCAGGCCAGCGTCGGCGAGGGTGAAGGGGAGAAGGCGGGCAAAGAGCCCAACGAGGACCTGCAGACGGCGGGCGAGAAGCTCTCGGAGTCCTACCAGAAGGTGGACGAGGGGGACAACGACGGCGCCGTCGAACGCTGGAGCGAGTCCATCGGCTACGTCGCCCGCGCCGCCGACTCCGCCGGCCGGCGGGCGCTCCGGAAGGTGGAGGACACCGTCTACCGAAAGGTGATGACCCAACTCGCGCCGTACTACTTCGACAACGAACTCATCAGCGCCAACATCCAGAAATCCCACCGCGGCGAGGAGGAGGTGACGTTCATCTTCGAGGTGAACATCAACGACGACGAGCTGAAATCCGCCGTCAGCACGCGGTTGGGGGAGTACGACGACACCGTCGACCGCTGGCACGTCGACGTCGAAAAGGAGACGACGAACGCCGAGGCGGCCGAGGGCGTCGAACCGCCGACGTCGAAACCCGAGTCGAACCCCGGCACGAACTGA
- a CDS encoding methyl-accepting chemotaxis protein, whose translation MVEFTAVFDVVGTVAYLGAAVVAFRTYRRADAEAGFWLNFGLAALLGFFWAGVVSAEHLGIGGEVFDIISVSLLTATIAVFAVGATGTYAVVEDMKCSRASEAESRAAAESLTESLESGAVEFDRVMDAAAAGDLTVRMSRDGESDAMARVAESFNGMMADLETTVVNIQSFAGDVADSTAQIDASADEIRMASEEVSTSMTAVAGETDEQHRHLSAAADEMSTLSATVEEVAASTTQVAETSNEASELGENGRASATEALKEMDHVRETTDRTVGEVEALRDELDEIVAIVDLITEIADRTNLLALNASIEAARAGEAGKGFAVVAAEIKELASESTTATGRIETLVTDIQSSAAGTAGDMREVGDRVASGTETVGSALAALEDIATRVEELNGGIQEIDRATTEQATSTEDALLKVEDARQAGERTSEEVSSVTAASEEQTASVSEVATSIGDLSTAATALRDRLARFEVGDSAGVGAATDPSSPAPNAVSRPATAGSAARMSTDGGRSDPLGWRPGFDR comes from the coding sequence ATGGTCGAGTTCACCGCCGTCTTCGACGTGGTCGGCACCGTCGCGTATCTCGGCGCCGCGGTCGTCGCGTTCCGGACGTACCGGCGGGCCGACGCCGAGGCGGGGTTCTGGCTGAACTTCGGGCTGGCGGCCCTGCTCGGGTTCTTCTGGGCGGGCGTCGTCAGCGCCGAACACCTCGGAATCGGCGGCGAGGTGTTCGATATCATCAGCGTGTCGCTCCTGACGGCGACCATCGCCGTCTTCGCCGTCGGCGCGACGGGCACCTACGCCGTCGTCGAGGACATGAAGTGCTCCCGCGCCAGCGAGGCCGAATCCCGCGCGGCGGCGGAGTCGCTGACCGAGTCGCTGGAGTCCGGCGCAGTCGAGTTCGACCGCGTGATGGACGCCGCGGCCGCCGGCGACCTCACGGTCAGGATGAGTCGCGACGGCGAGAGCGACGCGATGGCCCGCGTGGCCGAGTCGTTCAACGGGATGATGGCCGACCTGGAGACGACCGTCGTGAACATCCAGTCGTTCGCGGGCGACGTCGCCGACTCGACGGCGCAGATAGACGCCAGCGCCGACGAGATACGGATGGCCAGCGAGGAGGTGAGCACCTCCATGACCGCCGTCGCGGGCGAGACCGACGAACAGCACCGACATCTCTCGGCGGCCGCCGACGAGATGAGCACGCTCTCGGCGACGGTCGAGGAGGTGGCGGCGTCGACGACGCAGGTGGCCGAGACGTCGAACGAGGCGTCCGAACTCGGCGAGAACGGTCGCGCGTCCGCGACCGAGGCGCTCAAAGAGATGGACCACGTCCGGGAGACGACCGACCGAACAGTGGGAGAGGTCGAGGCGCTCCGCGACGAACTCGACGAAATCGTCGCCATCGTCGACCTCATCACCGAGATAGCCGACCGGACGAACCTCCTCGCTCTCAACGCCTCCATCGAGGCCGCCCGCGCGGGCGAGGCCGGCAAGGGGTTCGCCGTCGTCGCCGCCGAGATAAAGGAACTCGCCAGCGAGTCGACGACGGCCACGGGCCGCATCGAGACGCTCGTCACGGACATCCAGTCGTCGGCCGCGGGCACCGCCGGCGACATGCGCGAGGTGGGCGACCGGGTCGCCTCCGGCACCGAGACGGTCGGGTCCGCGCTGGCCGCCCTCGAAGACATCGCCACGCGCGTCGAGGAACTCAACGGCGGCATCCAGGAGATAGACCGCGCGACGACCGAGCAGGCGACCTCCACGGAGGACGCCCTCCTGAAAGTCGAGGACGCCCGACAGGCGGGCGAGCGCACCAGCGAGGAGGTTTCGAGCGTCACCGCCGCCTCCGAGGAGCAGACCGCCTCCGTCTCCGAGGTGGCGACCAGCATCGGCGACCTCTCGACGGCGGCGACGGCGCTCCGCGACCGTCTCGCCCGCTTCGAGGTGGGCGATTCCGCCGGCGTCGGAGCGGCGACGGACCCCTCGTCTCCCGCGCCGAACGCGGTGTCGAGGCCGGCGACCGCCGGGTCCGCCGCCCGGATGTCGACGGACGGCGGCCGGTCCGACCCCCTCGGCTGGCGGCCGGGATTCGACCGCTGA
- a CDS encoding cupin domain-containing protein — MGYRVVDCEDVAPSDDRDCEMRRLSEPAGLENVALNRFRAEPGQEIPLAYHYHEEQEEVFYVLSGTLAVETPEETYEVGEGCLFAVEPKSPQRAYNPADADDAVSVLALGAPPVSGDAVPYDPEDGEE, encoded by the coding sequence ATGGGATACCGCGTCGTGGACTGCGAGGACGTAGCGCCGAGCGACGACAGGGACTGTGAGATGCGCCGCCTGTCCGAGCCCGCGGGGTTGGAGAACGTCGCGCTCAATCGGTTCCGCGCGGAACCGGGGCAGGAGATTCCGCTGGCGTATCACTACCACGAGGAGCAAGAGGAGGTGTTCTACGTGCTCTCGGGGACGCTGGCGGTCGAGACGCCCGAGGAGACGTACGAGGTGGGCGAGGGCTGTCTGTTCGCCGTCGAGCCGAAAAGCCCGCAACGGGCGTACAACCCCGCGGACGCCGACGACGCCGTGAGCGTCCTCGCCCTCGGCGCGCCGCCCGTCTCCGGCGACGCGGTGCCGTACGACCCGGAGGACGGGGAGGAATGA
- the serB gene encoding phosphoserine phosphatase SerB gives MSWFQTARRRVRSMRLVAFDFDGTLSDSEMTVLLGRRMGVADEMADITERAMNDEISYADSLRKRAKLLDGLEAEDAEEAYDEVTLRPGAAELIGRLRDAGHHVAVLTGGFERGVERALEKEGVEVDTVVANRLPVRGGRLTGEVEGSLIEGTKDEALESLADELGVKRSRTVAVGDGANDLPMLEVAGLAVGFVPKPAVRSSCDAVVASMYRLGKVFEGYGIVRKTEQ, from the coding sequence ATGAGTTGGTTTCAAACCGCCCGCCGACGAGTGAGGAGTATGCGACTCGTGGCCTTCGACTTCGACGGAACGCTCTCGGACTCGGAGATGACGGTGCTCCTCGGCCGCCGGATGGGTGTGGCCGACGAGATGGCCGACATCACCGAACGGGCGATGAACGACGAGATATCCTACGCCGACAGCCTCCGGAAGCGGGCGAAACTCCTCGACGGACTGGAAGCCGAGGACGCCGAGGAGGCGTACGACGAGGTGACGCTCCGCCCCGGCGCGGCGGAACTCATCGGCCGCCTGCGCGACGCCGGCCACCACGTCGCCGTGCTCACGGGCGGGTTCGAACGCGGCGTCGAACGCGCCCTGGAGAAGGAAGGCGTCGAGGTGGACACCGTCGTCGCCAACCGCCTGCCCGTTCGCGGCGGCCGTCTCACCGGCGAGGTGGAAGGGTCGCTCATCGAGGGGACGAAGGACGAGGCGCTCGAATCGCTCGCCGACGAACTCGGCGTGAAACGCTCCCGGACCGTCGCCGTCGGCGACGGCGCGAACGACCTCCCCATGCTCGAAGTCGCCGGTCTCGCCGTCGGCTTCGTCCCCAAACCCGCCGTTCGGTCGTCCTGCGACGCCGTCGTCGCTTCCATGTACCGCCTCGGCAAGGTGTTCGAGGGCTACGGCATCGTGCGGAAGACGGAGCAGTAG
- the thrC gene encoding threonine synthase produces the protein MSLDLTAPAPDAPDVAEDGVWLECIETGEAYAPFDEIRYTSDGGHLLEVKYADPPSLDDFEGQGRGVWRYRSALPFEEGVSLPEGDTPLHEAPRLREDIDVNTLRIKHEGMNPTGSFKDRGMTVGVRVAKELGVDRLACASTGNTSAALAAYGARGGMQTLVLLPSGKVAAGKIAQAALHDARILEVDGNFDSCLDIVQDLAERGEVYLLNSLNPFRLEGQKTIGLEILEEFRDDYGRFPDRIVLPVGNAGNTAALYKAFRELVQAGSLDPEEVPKLTGVQAEGAAPMVEAIENGWADTERWEEVETRATAIRIGNPVNAPKALPGIRQTNGTAVAVSDAEITSAQRDLAREGIGVEPASAASVAGLRKLRSDGVVDADEDVVCLTTGHLLKDPDAAFEAGNEPEPVANDTQAVLDHIGAE, from the coding sequence ATGAGCCTCGACCTCACCGCGCCCGCGCCGGACGCCCCGGACGTCGCCGAGGACGGCGTGTGGCTGGAGTGCATCGAGACGGGGGAGGCGTACGCCCCCTTCGACGAGATACGCTACACCAGCGACGGCGGCCACCTGCTGGAAGTCAAGTACGCCGACCCGCCCTCCCTCGACGACTTCGAGGGGCAGGGCCGCGGCGTCTGGCGCTACCGCTCGGCGCTCCCGTTCGAGGAGGGCGTCAGCCTCCCGGAGGGCGACACGCCCCTCCACGAGGCGCCGCGCCTGCGCGAGGACATCGACGTGAACACCCTCCGAATCAAGCACGAGGGGATGAACCCGACAGGCAGTTTCAAGGACCGCGGGATGACCGTCGGCGTCCGCGTGGCGAAGGAACTCGGCGTCGACCGACTCGCCTGCGCCTCGACGGGCAACACGTCCGCCGCCCTCGCCGCCTACGGCGCCCGCGGCGGGATGCAGACGCTCGTGCTCCTCCCCTCCGGCAAAGTCGCCGCCGGCAAGATAGCGCAGGCGGCCCTCCACGACGCCCGCATCCTCGAAGTCGACGGCAACTTCGACTCCTGTCTGGATATCGTTCAGGACCTCGCCGAACGCGGCGAGGTGTACCTGCTGAACTCGCTGAACCCCTTCCGCCTCGAGGGACAGAAAACCATCGGACTGGAGATTTTAGAGGAGTTCCGCGACGACTACGGCCGCTTCCCGGACCGCATCGTCCTCCCCGTCGGCAATGCGGGCAACACTGCGGCGCTGTACAAGGCGTTCCGCGAACTCGTCCAGGCGGGCTCTTTGGACCCCGAGGAGGTGCCGAAACTCACCGGCGTGCAGGCCGAGGGCGCCGCGCCGATGGTCGAAGCCATCGAGAACGGGTGGGCGGACACCGAGCGCTGGGAGGAGGTGGAGACGCGCGCGACGGCCATCCGCATCGGCAACCCCGTCAACGCGCCCAAAGCCCTGCCCGGCATCCGCCAGACGAACGGGACGGCCGTCGCCGTCTCCGACGCGGAGATAACCTCGGCGCAGCGAGACTTGGCCCGCGAAGGTATCGGCGTCGAACCCGCCTCCGCGGCCTCCGTCGCCGGCCTGCGCAAACTCCGCTCCGACGGCGTTGTCGACGCCGACGAGGACGTGGTCTGTCTCACCACCGGCCACCTGCTCAAGGACCCGGACGCGGCGTTCGAGGCGGGTAACGAACCCGAACCGGTGGCGAACGACACGCAAGCGGTGCTCGACCACATCGGCGCCGAGTGA